In the Geobacter sp. FeAm09 genome, one interval contains:
- the cbiB gene encoding adenosylcobinamide-phosphate synthase CbiB, which produces MEPAVLFLALVLDLALGDPRRLPHPVVLIGRLITLLESGLRTATGHERAAGVALLLLTVGASAAAAWLALRGLTALHPLAGLLGAAYVSYTCLAARSLHRESALVADALAAGDREAARRGLSHIVGRDTHDLGDADIWRALVETVAENTADGIVSPLFWLTLGGPVAGVAFKAVSTLDSMVGYKSERYLRLGWASARMDDLLNFLPARLTALLMVMAAPLAGLSWRNAARIALRDRRNHPSPNSGHPEAAAAGALGVRLGGAASYGGIPSWKEHIGDPLLPLDGRAYRSMIRLMYATTLLMAAGSIAAAWALKGLHVPQL; this is translated from the coding sequence CTGGAGCCGGCAGTACTGTTCCTGGCCCTGGTCCTGGACCTGGCCCTGGGCGATCCCCGCCGGCTGCCCCACCCGGTTGTCCTGATCGGCCGTTTGATCACTCTCCTGGAATCAGGGCTGCGCACGGCAACCGGCCACGAGCGGGCGGCCGGCGTCGCGCTGCTGCTCCTCACCGTAGGAGCGAGCGCCGCTGCCGCCTGGTTGGCGTTGCGCGGGTTAACGGCCCTGCATCCCCTTGCCGGCCTCCTGGGCGCGGCCTACGTTTCCTACACCTGTCTGGCCGCCCGTTCCCTCCACCGGGAATCGGCCCTGGTTGCCGACGCCCTGGCGGCCGGAGACCGGGAGGCGGCGCGGCGCGGCCTGTCCCATATCGTCGGCCGGGACACCCACGACCTCGGCGATGCCGACATATGGCGGGCCCTGGTGGAAACCGTAGCGGAGAACACCGCCGACGGCATCGTGTCCCCCCTGTTCTGGCTGACCCTCGGCGGGCCGGTGGCCGGCGTGGCCTTCAAGGCGGTCAGCACCCTGGACTCCATGGTGGGCTACAAGAGCGAACGCTATCTGCGGCTGGGGTGGGCGTCGGCCCGCATGGACGACCTGCTGAATTTCCTCCCCGCCCGCCTGACCGCCCTGCTGATGGTCATGGCGGCCCCCCTGGCGGGGCTTTCATGGCGCAACGCCGCGCGCATCGCGCTACGCGACCGCCGCAACCACCCTTCGCCCAACAGCGGCCACCCGGAGGCCGCGGCGGCCGGGGCTTTGGGGGTGCGCCTGGGGGGTGCGGCCAGCTATGGCGGCATCCCCTCCTGGAAGGAACACATCGGCGATCCGCTCCTCCCCCTTGACGGCCGGGCATACCGGAGTATGATCAGGCTGATGTACGCCACCACCCTGCTCATGGCTGCCGGCTCCATTGCCGCCGCCTGGGCGCTGAAAGGCCTCCATGTCCCGCAGCTATGA
- a CDS encoding chemotaxis protein CheA yields MPPFDSEDQELLEGFLTETTELLEKLDDDLVALEKASDDPELLNRIFRSIHTVKGASSFLGFDLLVKVTHKTEDVLNRLRKGELAVTSEIMDVILEATDLVKVLVSDIKAGEIQEREIDGTIAKLLPLLSENAAAPAPAAAEPASGTSQQAAAEPAAAPSPEAAPAEPPPAPVTQEVAPVPPPKPAGDAVAKKAPVPKPAEGKGEDLSDNTTVRVDVKRLDDLMNQVGELVLERNRMIQLNQDLQQGDSERLDFNEEFGKLTKRMSFVTSELQMQVLKMRMIPVDKVFKKFPRIVRSLARDLGKEVDLQIFGEETELDRSVVDEIGDPLIHLIRNAMDHGLETPDERVAAGKPRVGTLILAAVHEGNQIIISIKDDGRGIDTDRVGRKAVEKGLVSEDQLAAMSQREIFDLIFLPGFSTKEKASDLSGRGVGMDVVKTNIKKLNGLIEIKSEKGLGSEFILRLPLTLAIIQSLLVEVEGEVYSIPLSSVLETLRVEQRMFHMVGGQEVLKLRESVLPLMRLQRKFNVQQRYENDDFCYVVVVGAADKRMGLVVTRLVGQQEVAIKSLGNYLANIPGIAGSTILGDGRVTLIVDPVGLIDDGEGAPGR; encoded by the coding sequence ATGCCACCGTTTGATAGTGAAGACCAGGAACTGCTGGAAGGCTTCCTTACCGAGACGACCGAGTTGCTTGAAAAGCTCGACGACGACCTTGTGGCTTTGGAGAAGGCCTCGGACGACCCGGAACTTCTCAACCGGATTTTCCGGTCGATCCATACCGTCAAGGGCGCTTCGAGCTTTCTGGGCTTCGACCTCCTGGTCAAGGTGACCCATAAGACGGAGGATGTGCTCAACCGCCTGCGCAAGGGGGAGCTGGCGGTGACCTCCGAGATCATGGATGTCATACTCGAAGCCACGGACCTGGTCAAGGTGCTGGTGAGCGACATCAAGGCGGGTGAGATTCAGGAGCGGGAGATCGACGGCACCATCGCCAAGCTGCTGCCGCTTCTCTCCGAGAACGCTGCCGCTCCGGCTCCGGCCGCGGCGGAGCCCGCTTCCGGGACGAGCCAGCAAGCGGCTGCCGAGCCTGCCGCCGCCCCTTCCCCGGAGGCCGCGCCGGCCGAACCGCCGCCGGCGCCGGTCACGCAGGAGGTGGCGCCGGTCCCACCGCCGAAACCGGCCGGGGACGCGGTCGCCAAGAAGGCGCCGGTGCCCAAGCCGGCCGAGGGCAAGGGCGAAGACCTTTCCGACAACACCACCGTGCGCGTCGATGTCAAGCGCCTTGACGACCTGATGAACCAGGTGGGCGAACTGGTGCTCGAACGCAACCGCATGATCCAGCTCAACCAGGACCTGCAGCAGGGGGACTCGGAGCGGCTCGATTTCAATGAGGAATTCGGCAAGCTCACCAAGCGGATGAGTTTTGTCACTTCGGAACTGCAGATGCAGGTCCTGAAGATGCGCATGATCCCGGTGGACAAGGTTTTCAAGAAGTTCCCCCGCATCGTCCGCAGCCTGGCCCGCGACCTGGGGAAAGAGGTCGATCTGCAGATCTTCGGCGAGGAGACCGAACTGGACCGTTCGGTGGTGGACGAGATCGGCGACCCGCTCATCCACTTGATCCGCAACGCCATGGACCACGGCCTGGAAACTCCGGACGAACGCGTGGCCGCCGGGAAGCCGCGGGTGGGCACCCTGATCCTGGCCGCCGTCCACGAGGGGAACCAGATCATCATCAGCATCAAGGACGACGGCCGCGGCATCGACACCGACCGGGTCGGGCGCAAGGCCGTGGAAAAGGGGCTGGTCTCCGAAGATCAACTGGCCGCCATGAGCCAGCGCGAAATCTTCGACCTGATCTTTCTGCCCGGCTTCTCCACCAAGGAGAAGGCTTCCGACCTCTCGGGCAGGGGGGTCGGCATGGACGTGGTCAAGACCAACATCAAGAAGCTCAACGGCCTGATCGAGATCAAGAGCGAAAAGGGGCTGGGATCGGAATTCATCCTGCGTCTCCCCCTGACCCTGGCCATCATTCAGTCGCTTTTGGTGGAGGTGGAGGGCGAGGTCTACTCCATTCCGCTCTCCTCGGTGCTGGAGACCCTGCGGGTCGAACAGCGCATGTTCCACATGGTCGGCGGTCAGGAGGTGCTCAAACTGCGCGAATCGGTGCTGCCGCTCATGCGCCTGCAACGGAAGTTCAACGTGCAGCAGCGCTATGAAAACGACGATTTCTGCTATGTGGTCGTCGTCGGCGCCGCGGACAAGCGCATGGGCCTCGTGGTCACGCGCCTGGTGGGCCAGCAGGAGGTGGCCATCAAGTCGCTCGGCAACTACCTGGCCAACATCCCGGGCATTGCCGGCTCCACCATCCTCGGCGACGGCCGGGTCACCCTGATCGTCGATCCGGTCGGGCTCATCGACGACGGCGAAGGCGCTCCGGGCAGGTAA
- the nikR gene encoding nickel-responsive transcriptional regulator NikR → MGETIRFGISIDDGLLERFDRLVTEKGYINRSEAIRDLIRDALVEQTWEEGNEETVGTVTLVYDHHVHDLADRLTAIQHDHHDRIVSTLHVHLDHHNCLEVLIVKGKASQIKAIADSLIGVKGVKHGKLVMTTTGRELG, encoded by the coding sequence ATGGGAGAGACCATACGTTTCGGCATATCCATCGACGACGGGCTGTTGGAGCGCTTTGACCGGCTGGTTACGGAGAAGGGGTACATCAACCGCTCCGAGGCCATCCGCGACCTGATCCGCGACGCCCTGGTGGAGCAGACCTGGGAGGAGGGCAACGAGGAAACGGTCGGCACGGTGACCCTGGTCTACGATCACCACGTCCACGACCTGGCCGACCGGCTGACCGCCATCCAGCACGACCACCACGACCGCATCGTCTCGACCCTGCACGTGCATCTGGACCACCACAACTGCCTCGAGGTGCTGATCGTCAAGGGCAAGGCGAGTCAGATCAAGGCCATAGCCGACTCCCTGATCGGCGTGAAGGGGGTCAAGCACGGCAAACTGGTGATGACGACCACGGGGCGTGAATTGGGCTAG
- the aroF gene encoding 3-deoxy-7-phosphoheptulonate synthase, giving the protein MLIVMSHNATTADIEAVVRTVSEMGLTAAPIPGRERTAIGVLGNQGYVDDSKILELAGVQQVIHVSKPYKLVSRDFHPENTIVDVRGVRVGQGCRPVVVAGPCAVESEEQIVKTALFVKQAGADMLRGGAFKPRTGPHTFQGLREEGLKLLAVAGKESGLPIVTEVMSPDSVGLVAEYADLLQVGARNMQNFDLLRELGRIRKPVLLKRGMSATVEEFLAAAEYILAEGNDQVILCERGIRTYETATRNTLDLAVVPLIKEMSHLPIMVDPSHATGKRSLVPPMALAALMAGAHGVLVEVHPEPEKALSDGPQSLTFPGFGRLMEEVQRLNGFLGYA; this is encoded by the coding sequence ATGCTGATCGTCATGAGTCATAATGCCACCACGGCGGACATCGAAGCCGTTGTCCGGACCGTGAGCGAGATGGGCCTTACGGCGGCGCCGATCCCGGGCCGCGAGCGGACCGCCATCGGCGTCCTGGGCAACCAGGGCTATGTGGATGACAGCAAGATTCTGGAACTGGCAGGCGTACAACAGGTGATCCACGTTTCCAAACCATACAAATTGGTCTCCCGCGATTTCCATCCGGAAAATACCATCGTCGATGTGCGCGGGGTCCGTGTCGGCCAGGGGTGCCGGCCGGTGGTGGTGGCCGGGCCGTGCGCCGTGGAGAGCGAGGAGCAGATCGTCAAGACCGCCCTCTTCGTGAAACAGGCCGGCGCCGACATGCTGCGGGGCGGGGCGTTCAAGCCGCGCACCGGTCCCCATACCTTCCAGGGGTTGCGGGAGGAGGGGCTGAAGCTGCTCGCCGTGGCGGGGAAGGAGAGCGGCCTGCCCATCGTTACCGAGGTGATGAGCCCGGACAGCGTGGGGCTGGTGGCCGAGTACGCCGACCTGCTCCAGGTGGGGGCGCGCAACATGCAGAACTTCGACCTGCTGCGGGAATTGGGCCGGATCCGCAAGCCGGTGCTGCTCAAACGGGGCATGAGCGCCACGGTTGAGGAGTTTCTGGCCGCGGCCGAGTATATCCTGGCCGAGGGGAACGACCAGGTCATCCTGTGCGAGCGGGGCATCCGCACCTATGAGACCGCTACCCGCAACACCCTCGACCTGGCCGTGGTGCCGCTGATCAAGGAGATGTCCCACCTGCCGATCATGGTCGATCCCTCCCACGCCACCGGCAAGCGCAGCCTGGTGCCCCCCATGGCCCTGGCGGCGTTGATGGCCGGCGCCCACGGCGTGCTGGTGGAGGTGCACCCGGAACCGGAAAAGGCGCTCTCCGACGGTCCCCAGTCCCTCACCTTCCCTGGCTTCGGCCGCCTGATGGAAGAAGTGCAGCGGCTGAACGGGTTTCTCGGGTATGCGTGA
- a CDS encoding lytic transglycosylase domain-containing protein, translating to MTIDISGSLSLLKSVLAQELRKNGSQDAAGQPDGVFAERLDRALETAASEQTRQSSAQNLAEVLSLQMLHTTLSLAGDGAPDASPAQALGAQQPSLLQPLIKAYADAAAQATPGQTSSNRSESPAEPASAASPSSSAPLESGKEWLEPIIAKASRRYGVDTGLIKAVIKAESNFNPTAVSSAGARGLMQLMPGTARSLGVSDSFDPEQNVMAGTRFLSDLLDRYNGDVDSALAAYNWGPGNVDRKPERMPRETRNYLARVKQLYASYSA from the coding sequence ATGACCATCGACATCAGCGGCAGCCTGTCGCTTCTCAAATCGGTTCTGGCGCAGGAATTGCGCAAAAACGGGTCCCAGGACGCCGCCGGACAGCCCGACGGCGTCTTCGCCGAACGGCTCGACCGCGCCCTGGAAACGGCGGCGTCGGAACAGACCCGGCAGTCCAGTGCCCAGAACCTTGCCGAGGTCCTCAGCCTGCAGATGCTCCACACCACCCTGAGCCTGGCGGGAGACGGCGCGCCCGACGCCTCGCCGGCCCAGGCGCTCGGCGCACAGCAGCCGTCCCTGCTCCAACCCCTCATCAAGGCCTATGCCGACGCCGCCGCGCAGGCAACGCCCGGGCAGACGTCCTCCAACAGGAGCGAATCCCCTGCGGAACCGGCCTCTGCCGCGTCTCCCTCCTCCTCGGCGCCGCTGGAAAGCGGCAAGGAGTGGCTGGAACCGATCATCGCCAAGGCCTCGCGCCGCTACGGGGTCGATACCGGGCTCATCAAGGCGGTCATCAAGGCCGAGAGCAACTTCAACCCCACGGCAGTTTCCTCCGCCGGGGCCCGGGGCCTGATGCAGCTCATGCCCGGCACCGCCCGCTCCCTCGGGGTCAGCGACTCCTTTGACCCCGAACAGAACGTCATGGCCGGGACGCGCTTCCTGAGCGACCTGCTCGACCGCTACAACGGCGACGTGGACTCGGCCCTGGCCGCCTACAACTGGGGCCCGGGCAACGTGGACAGAAAACCGGAACGCATGCCCCGCGAAACACGGAATTATCTGGCACGGGTCAAGCAGCTTTACGCATCGTACAGCGCCTGA
- a CDS encoding cobyric acid synthase, giving the protein MPPLYIIGTGPGDIVHLTDAARQALAEATTIIGYDSYLEQIAPLLAGKATVATGMMREIERCREAIARARAGEAVALVSGGDAGIYGMAGLVLELLEHEAENGQPQPDIRVIPGISAIQAAASVLGAPLMHDFAVISLSDLLTPWDLIMARLTAAAQADFVIVIFNPRSAKRVTQIEEARRIILASRPAGTPAGIVRNACRPDEQSTVTTLGGLLEHRIDMSTIVVIGNSKSFVDSRGRMVTPRGYAGKYGIATTTEPEAVTPECRSGRKSRGPHAAHAAADQAPCRPSVGRPPISLPAKAEAFRSNGGMEASRLQTEQDTPPTPRPGAVMFCGTASDVGKSVVTAGFCRLLVRRGISVAPFKSQNMSLNSAVTPEGGEIGRAQAVQAQACRIAPHTDMNPVLLKPNSDTGSQIIVQGRPVGSMNVAQYDAYKPQAFARVTESFQRLKSGYGFIAIEGAGSIAEINLRHNDIANLRVAAMARCPVILVADIDRGGVFAQIVGTIDLLEPHERKMIRGIVINRFRGDAAILRPGLDFITERTGIPVIGVLPWLADLDLPAEDSMALSRPPRPADGAAGPNAIRIGVVRLPRISNFTDFDALGREPDCALTYLESPQQMAGLDVLVLPGSKTTIPDLDYLQERGFFPAIKDFTGHIVGICGGYQMLGQRVLDPHGVESAIREMAGLGLLPVETELLPEKSTHQAVARLAAAGQALAPGCREEMAGYEIHMGITTPVGPGRPFAGISRRGTAPVDVQDGAVSPDARIFGTYLHGIFDNARFREAYLNRIRGPKGLPLRHDAHERDHGDPFDRLADHLEQHLDIPLLLDICGLAR; this is encoded by the coding sequence ATGCCCCCCCTGTATATTATCGGCACCGGCCCCGGAGACATCGTCCACCTGACCGATGCCGCCCGCCAGGCCCTGGCCGAAGCCACAACCATTATCGGTTACGACAGTTACCTGGAGCAGATCGCCCCCCTCCTTGCCGGGAAAGCCACGGTGGCAACCGGCATGATGCGTGAGATCGAACGCTGCCGCGAGGCCATCGCCAGGGCGCGCGCCGGCGAGGCGGTCGCCCTGGTTTCCGGCGGCGACGCCGGCATCTACGGCATGGCCGGGCTGGTGCTGGAACTTTTGGAACACGAAGCCGAAAACGGCCAGCCCCAGCCCGATATCCGGGTCATACCGGGCATTTCGGCCATCCAGGCGGCGGCGTCCGTCCTGGGCGCACCGCTCATGCACGACTTCGCCGTCATTTCCCTTTCCGACCTGCTCACCCCCTGGGACCTGATCATGGCGCGCCTTACGGCGGCTGCCCAAGCCGATTTCGTCATCGTGATCTTCAACCCCCGCAGCGCCAAACGGGTCACCCAGATCGAGGAGGCCCGCCGCATCATCCTGGCCTCCCGGCCGGCCGGGACCCCGGCGGGCATCGTGCGCAACGCCTGCCGCCCGGACGAGCAGAGCACCGTCACCACCCTGGGGGGGCTGTTGGAGCACCGGATCGACATGTCCACCATCGTGGTCATCGGCAACAGCAAAAGCTTTGTGGACAGCCGGGGCCGCATGGTCACGCCCCGCGGCTATGCCGGCAAATACGGCATCGCCACCACTACGGAGCCTGAAGCCGTGACACCGGAATGCCGCAGCGGCCGGAAGAGCCGGGGCCCGCACGCCGCCCATGCCGCAGCAGACCAGGCGCCATGCCGGCCCTCCGTCGGACGGCCGCCTATCTCCTTGCCGGCAAAGGCAGAGGCCTTCCGGTCGAACGGAGGCATGGAGGCGTCACGGCTTCAGACGGAACAGGATACGCCGCCGACGCCCCGGCCGGGCGCCGTCATGTTCTGCGGCACCGCGTCCGACGTGGGCAAATCGGTCGTCACGGCCGGCTTTTGCCGCCTGCTGGTCCGGCGCGGCATCAGCGTCGCCCCCTTCAAGTCCCAGAACATGTCCCTCAACTCCGCCGTCACCCCCGAGGGGGGCGAGATCGGCCGTGCCCAGGCCGTGCAGGCCCAGGCCTGCCGCATCGCCCCCCATACCGACATGAATCCGGTGCTCCTGAAGCCCAATTCCGACACCGGCAGCCAGATCATCGTCCAGGGGCGGCCGGTCGGCTCCATGAATGTGGCCCAGTACGATGCCTACAAGCCCCAGGCCTTTGCCCGGGTCACGGAGAGCTTCCAGCGCCTGAAAAGCGGATACGGCTTCATCGCCATCGAAGGAGCCGGGAGCATTGCCGAGATCAACCTCAGGCACAACGACATCGCCAACCTCCGGGTTGCCGCCATGGCGCGCTGCCCGGTCATCCTGGTGGCCGATATCGACCGCGGCGGCGTCTTCGCCCAGATCGTCGGCACCATCGATCTGCTGGAGCCCCACGAGCGGAAGATGATCCGGGGGATCGTCATCAACCGGTTCCGCGGCGACGCCGCCATCCTGCGGCCCGGCCTCGACTTCATCACGGAGCGGACCGGCATCCCGGTCATCGGCGTCCTCCCCTGGCTCGCGGACCTGGATCTGCCGGCCGAGGACAGCATGGCGCTCAGCCGCCCGCCCCGCCCCGCCGACGGCGCAGCCGGTCCCAACGCCATCCGCATCGGAGTCGTCAGGCTGCCGCGCATCTCCAATTTCACCGATTTCGACGCCCTCGGCCGCGAACCGGACTGCGCCCTCACCTACCTGGAATCGCCCCAGCAGATGGCAGGGCTCGATGTCCTCGTCCTCCCGGGGAGCAAGACCACCATCCCCGACCTGGACTACCTGCAGGAGCGCGGCTTCTTCCCGGCGATCAAGGACTTCACGGGGCACATCGTCGGCATCTGCGGCGGCTACCAGATGCTTGGCCAGCGGGTGCTGGACCCCCACGGCGTGGAATCGGCGATCCGGGAGATGGCCGGGCTCGGCCTGCTCCCGGTGGAGACGGAACTGCTGCCGGAAAAGAGCACCCACCAGGCGGTGGCCCGCCTCGCTGCGGCCGGGCAGGCGCTCGCCCCCGGTTGCCGTGAGGAGATGGCCGGCTACGAGATCCACATGGGCATCACCACCCCGGTCGGCCCGGGGCGCCCCTTTGCCGGCATCTCCCGACGCGGGACCGCCCCGGTGGACGTCCAGGACGGCGCCGTTTCGCCCGATGCCAGAATCTTCGGCACCTACCTCCACGGTATCTTCGACAACGCCCGCTTCCGGGAGGCCTACCTCAACCGCATCCGCGGCCCCAAAGGGCTCCCCCTGCGGCACGACGCCCACGAGCGGGATCACGGCGACCCCTTCGACCGGCTGGCCGACCATCTCGAACAGCACCTGGACATCCCCCTGCTGCTGGATATCTGCGGGCTGGCACGGTGA
- a CDS encoding chemotaxis protein CheW, protein MNDALVPVKSDESRDKLIQLVSFNLDQEEYGVDVLKVREIIRMPNVTRVPNTPSYVDGVINLRGKVIPIISMRKKFGLMEVDNDKQTRIMVMDVEGELMGFIVDAVSEVIRISGSEIQPSPAVVASGIDQECIAGVINQAERLLVLLDLEKMFSGDERQLFASM, encoded by the coding sequence ATGAACGATGCGCTCGTGCCGGTGAAATCTGATGAATCTCGCGACAAACTGATACAGTTGGTAAGTTTCAATCTCGATCAGGAGGAATATGGGGTCGATGTCCTCAAGGTCAGGGAAATCATCCGGATGCCGAACGTAACGCGCGTTCCCAATACCCCCTCCTATGTGGACGGTGTCATCAACCTGCGCGGCAAGGTCATTCCGATCATCTCCATGCGCAAGAAATTCGGCCTGATGGAAGTGGACAACGACAAACAGACCCGCATTATGGTCATGGACGTGGAAGGGGAGTTGATGGGGTTCATCGTCGATGCCGTTTCGGAGGTCATCCGCATTTCCGGCAGCGAAATCCAGCCTTCTCCCGCGGTCGTTGCCAGCGGCATTGACCAGGAGTGCATTGCGGGTGTAATAAACCAAGCCGAGCGCCTGTTGGTGCTGCTCGACCTGGAGAAGATGTTCTCCGGCGACGAGAGGCAGCTGTTCGCATCCATGTAG
- a CDS encoding sigma-54 dependent transcriptional regulator, which translates to MDTPGTIFIVEDDRKTCDLVSAFLKYQGYDIVHATQASTIFDTIHEKHIGIVIADLKLLADIAPDFMDRAKKINPLLVLIGYGSDVHIGSASEENVFLLSKPLNLDELESLVMRAREFQTMKMPDAATVPHPPHTLSSSIIGKSGRMVALFELIEKIAASNATVLIQGESGTGKELAARAIHQLSSRSNRNFVPINCAAIPEDLIESELFGHVKGSFTGAYANRAGRFEMADKGTLFLDEIGDMKANLQVKLLRVLQSKEFEPVGSTKSQKVDVRIIAASNKKLENLVESQDFREDLFYRLSVIPITIPSLRERREDIPLLIDFFLNRFNGEKRHAVTGFSSETLAILCAYDWPGNVRELENLVERLVILKDSGFITPDDLPEKYLARPVQVQAPAIPDGNAFPENGICLNTVLDEFENRLILQALERTGGNKKEAAMLLNLKRTTLIEKLKKKNLAYGKEFEAQ; encoded by the coding sequence ATGGATACTCCAGGCACCATTTTCATAGTCGAGGACGATCGCAAGACCTGCGATCTCGTATCGGCCTTTTTGAAATACCAGGGGTACGACATCGTTCACGCCACCCAGGCGTCCACCATTTTTGACACCATCCATGAAAAGCATATCGGCATCGTGATCGCGGACTTGAAGCTGCTGGCCGATATTGCCCCGGACTTCATGGATCGGGCCAAAAAGATAAACCCGCTCCTCGTGTTGATCGGCTACGGCAGCGACGTCCATATCGGCTCGGCGAGCGAAGAGAATGTGTTTCTCCTCTCCAAGCCCCTCAACCTGGACGAGCTGGAAAGCCTGGTCATGCGCGCCCGGGAGTTCCAGACCATGAAAATGCCCGATGCCGCGACGGTGCCGCACCCCCCGCACACGCTCTCCTCCTCCATAATCGGGAAAAGCGGCCGCATGGTCGCACTCTTCGAATTGATCGAAAAGATAGCCGCGTCCAACGCCACCGTGTTGATCCAGGGAGAATCCGGCACTGGCAAGGAACTTGCAGCCCGTGCCATACACCAGTTGAGTTCCCGAAGCAACAGGAACTTTGTCCCGATCAACTGCGCGGCTATCCCCGAGGATCTGATCGAGAGCGAGTTGTTCGGCCACGTCAAGGGCTCTTTTACCGGCGCGTACGCCAATCGCGCCGGACGCTTCGAGATGGCGGACAAGGGCACCCTGTTCCTGGATGAGATCGGCGACATGAAGGCCAACCTGCAGGTCAAGCTCCTGCGGGTCCTGCAGAGCAAGGAGTTCGAGCCGGTCGGATCGACGAAGTCCCAGAAGGTGGACGTCCGCATCATCGCGGCGAGCAACAAGAAGCTGGAGAACCTGGTGGAGTCCCAGGATTTCCGGGAAGACCTCTTTTACCGGCTGTCGGTCATCCCCATCACCATCCCCTCCCTGCGGGAACGGCGCGAGGACATACCGCTGCTCATCGACTTCTTCCTGAACCGCTTCAACGGCGAGAAGCGGCACGCGGTGACCGGCTTTTCCAGCGAAACCCTCGCAATCCTCTGCGCCTACGACTGGCCGGGGAACGTGCGGGAATTGGAGAACCTGGTGGAGCGCCTGGTGATCCTCAAGGACAGCGGCTTCATTACCCCGGATGACCTGCCGGAGAAATACCTTGCCCGGCCGGTTCAGGTGCAGGCCCCGGCAATCCCGGACGGAAACGCGTTCCCGGAAAACGGCATCTGCCTCAACACGGTCCTCGACGAGTTCGAGAACCGGCTCATCCTCCAGGCCCTGGAGCGGACGGGGGGCAACAAGAAGGAAGCGGCCATGCTGCTGAACCTGAAACGCACGACCCTGATCGAGAAGCTGAAGAAAAAGAACCTGGCCTACGGCAAGGAGTTCGAGGCGCAATGA
- the cobD gene encoding threonine-phosphate decarboxylase CobD — protein sequence MSRSYDHGGTIFATARRMGVPPSALADFSASINPLGPSPLVRSAIDHALDSLIHYPDTGHEELKEALAHYHGLPAAHFVVANGSTELIYQLPAILSGRRALLAVPCFSEYERALERQQWEVHHFPLLPQDGFSLDPARLEAKLAEGYDAFYLCNPGNPSGTLYPPQTIERVRDLCSAAGTFLVLDEAFMDFCEEASAKHAVVAGGNALILRSMTKFFGIPGLRLGYAMANEPLCGRLDALGVPWSVNTLAQAAGRAALRDEEHNRQTLLFIDRERRFLADRLAGLPRLRVYPARANFLLVEITGGMTARELAQMLLPELVIIRDCASFDGLTPRFFRIAVRTRPENEHLVACLEKILTT from the coding sequence ATGTCCCGCAGCTATGATCACGGCGGCACCATATTCGCGACGGCGCGCCGGATGGGCGTCCCGCCGTCCGCCCTGGCCGATTTCTCCGCCAGCATCAACCCGCTGGGGCCGTCTCCCCTGGTGAGATCGGCCATTGACCACGCCCTTGACAGCCTGATCCACTACCCCGACACCGGTCATGAGGAGTTGAAAGAAGCCCTGGCCCATTACCACGGGCTTCCCGCAGCCCACTTCGTTGTCGCCAACGGCTCGACGGAACTGATCTACCAACTGCCGGCCATCCTCTCCGGGAGACGCGCCCTGCTTGCCGTGCCCTGCTTCAGCGAATACGAGCGGGCCCTGGAGCGGCAGCAGTGGGAGGTGCACCACTTCCCGCTCCTGCCGCAGGACGGTTTTTCCCTGGACCCGGCGCGGCTGGAAGCGAAACTTGCCGAGGGGTACGACGCATTCTATCTCTGCAACCCCGGCAACCCCAGCGGCACGCTCTATCCGCCGCAGACGATCGAACGGGTCCGCGACCTGTGCAGCGCCGCCGGCACTTTTCTGGTGCTGGATGAGGCATTTATGGACTTCTGCGAGGAGGCGTCCGCCAAACACGCCGTCGTCGCCGGCGGCAACGCCCTCATCCTGCGCTCCATGACCAAGTTCTTCGGCATCCCCGGCCTGCGCCTGGGGTATGCCATGGCCAACGAGCCGTTGTGCGGGCGCCTCGACGCCCTCGGCGTGCCGTGGAGCGTCAACACCCTGGCGCAGGCGGCCGGCAGGGCAGCCCTCCGGGATGAGGAGCACAACCGGCAGACCCTGCTCTTCATCGACCGGGAACGGCGCTTTCTTGCCGACCGGCTGGCGGGCCTGCCCCGGCTCAGGGTTTATCCCGCCCGCGCCAACTTCCTGCTGGTGGAGATCACTGGCGGGATGACGGCCCGGGAACTGGCGCAGATGCTCCTGCCCGAATTGGTCATTATCCGCGACTGCGCCAGCTTCGACGGCCTGACGCCCCGCTTTTTCCGGATTGCGGTGCGCACGCGCCCGGAAAACGAACATCTCGTCGCATGCCTGGAAAAGATCCTGACGACATAA